DNA from Oryzisolibacter sp. LB2S:
CCCTGAACGACCCCGAGGTCCTGAAGCTCTGCATCCCCGGCTGCGACAGCATCGAGTCCACGGGCGACAACGCCTACGACCTGGTCAACGCCATCAAGGTCGGCCCCGTGGCGGCCAAGTTCAAGGGCAGCATCCAGCTGGCCGACGTCAACGCGCCGCACAGCTACACGCTGAACTTCGAGGGCAATGGCGGCGTGGCCGGCTTTGGCAAGGGCAGTGCCCAGGTGTCGCTCGCGCCGCGGGACGAGGGCTGCGAGCTCGCCTACACCGTGAGCGCCAGCGTGGGCGGCAAGATCGCCCAGGTGGGCCAGAGGCTGATCGACGGCGTGGCCAAGTCCATGGCCGAGAGCTTCTTCAAGCGCTTCGACGAGGAGATGCAGCGCCGCCACGGCCCGGCCGAGGAGGAACCCGAGGCCAGGCCCGGCGCTCTCAAGAAGATGTGGTCCAGGCTCAAGGGCGGCGCGAAGGACGCTGATGCCGCCACCGACGGCGATGGGGAGACATAGGCCATGGAAAACCTTGACGTCACCGTGCTGCGCGCGCTGCGCGACTGGCGCCTGGCCGGCCGCCAGGCGCTGCTGGTCACCGTGGTGCGCACCTGGGGCTCGTCGCCCCGGCCCGTGGGCTCCATCATGGCCCTGTGCGAGGACGGGGCGGTGGTGGGCTCGGTCTCGGGGGGCTGCATAGAGGACGACCTGATCGCGCGCTACGCCCATGCCCAGGGCGCCGACGCCCTGCCGCGCAGCGGCGCGCCGCAGTTCGCCAAGTACGGCGTGACGGCCGAGGAGGCCTTCCGCTTCGGCCTGCCCTGCGGCGGCACGCTGGAGCTGCTGCTGGAGTTCAGCCCCGACGCCGCGAGCTTGGCCGCCCTGGTGCAGGCGCTCGATGCCGGGCGCCTGATGCGGCGCAGCGTGCGTCTGGGCGACGGCGTGGTCTCGCTGCAGCCGGCAGAGACACCGGCCGATCTGCAGCTCGATGCGGCGCAGCTCACCAACACCTTCGGCCCAGAGTACCGCATGCTCATCATCGGCGCCGGGCAGATGAGCGAATACCTGGCCACCATGGCACAGTTCTGCGGCTTTGCCGTCACCGTCTGTGATCCACGCGAGGAATACCGCGGCGCCTGGAGCGTGCCCGGCGTGCAGCTGCTCACCACCATGCCCGACGACACCGTGGCCGCGTTTGCGCCCGATGCGCGCAGCTGCGTCGTGGCCCTCACGCACGACCCCAAGCTCGACGACCTGGCACTGCTGCAGGCGCTCGAGACCCCGGCCTTCTACATCGGCGCCATTGGGAGCCGCCGCAACAACCAGGCCCGGCGCCAGCGCATGATCGAGCACCTGGGCCAGACCGAGGCGGGCCTGGCGCGCCTGCGTGGGCCCATAGGCATCTACATAGCCAGCAAGACCCCGCCCGAGATCGCCGTGAGCGTCATGGCCGAGGTGCTGGCCGTGAAGAACGGCGCACCCCTGCCGCGCGACATGGACGTGGCCCATGTCAAGGACGCCCAGGGCCTGGCCGCCGCGGGCTCGGCCTGCAAGGTGGGCTGATGGAGCTGCCGCCCAGCGTCGCCGCCGTGCTCATGGCCGCGGGCGCGGGCCGGCGCATGGGCCATTGCCCCAAGTCCCTGCTGCTGCGCGATGGCGAGCCGCTGCTGCTGCGCCAGATTCGTCTGCTGGCGCAGGCCGGCGTGGCCCATGTCGCCGTGGTGCTGGGCCACCACGCGCGGGCGCTTGAGGCCATGTTGGCGCAGGCGCAACTGCCGCCCGCGCTGTCACTGCGTGCGGTGGTCAACGCCACGCCCGATGAGGGGCCGGGCTCGTCGCTGCGCTGCGGCCTCGCGGCGCTGCCGGCCGAGGCCGATGAGCTGCTCGTGCTGCTGGCCGACCAGCCGCTTTTGGAGCTTGAGGACATACAGGCCATGCGCGCCGCCTGGCGCGCGCGCGGCGCCGGGGTGGAGCTGGTCCTGCCCCAGCACGCGGGCCAGCCCGGCCACCCCATCGTCTTCGGCCCCGTGCTGCGCCGGGCCGTGATGCAGGCCACGGGCGGGCAGGGCGTGCGCGAATGGCGCCGCGCCCATCCGGAACAGGTGCAGGCCGTGCCCCTGCGGCACGAGCGCTGTACCACCGACGTGGACACGCCCGAGGATTTGCAGTCCTTGGGCGAGCGCTTCGGCGTGTGGCTCCAGCGGCCGTCCGAATCGGCGCGCTGACCGCAGGTCTCAGATCACATGTCGACTCCCGACGGCCGTCATCCCCGCGAAGGCGGGGATCCACAGCCGCGGTGACGCAGTGGCGATTAGGCGTGCGATGGCGCGGGCGCCTGGATCCCTGCGTTCGCAGGGATGACGGGTGTGGTTGCGCGGCCGCACGAATCGGCTCTCTGGCCGTAGGTCGCAGAACGGATCACTTGGCGATTCCCGACGACCGTCATCCCCGCGAAGGCGGGGATCCACAGCAGCGGAAATGCGGTGACGATTCGGCGGGCACCTGGATCCCTGCGTTCGCAGGGATTACGGGAGCGGTTGTGAGGCCGCCCGAATTGGCGCCCTGGCCGCCGGTCGCGGAGTGGATGACCTGTCGACTCCCCACGGCCGTCATCCCCGTGAAGGCGGGGATCCACAGCCGCGGTGACGCAGTGGCGACTGGACGGGCGCCTGGATCCCTGCTTTCGCAGGGATGATGGGTGTGAGCGTGCCGGGCGGGGAATCCGCCACGCAGATCTGGCCGGTCAGGCCGCTCAGGCCGCCTCGGCCAGCAGATCCTGCAGCGCCTTGACCTGCTGGCGCAGGCGCTCGTTCTCGGCCTCGAGCTCGGTCACGCGCTGTTGCAGTGCGGCCGCGTCGGGGACGGACTGGGCCTGCTGGGCGGCATCGCTGCCGCTCTCGGCGCCTTCCGTGGCCACGGCCTTGGGCTTCTTCTTTGCCTCGCGCACGCGCTTGGCGGCCTGCTTGAGGTCTTGCGCGCCGCCCGCGGCCGCGGCCTGCTGTTCCTCCACCGGCAGCGTGGCGACGACGGCCGCGGCGTTGAGCGACAGCTCGCCCGCCTTCACGGCGGCGACCACCTCGGGCGCTGCGTTCTGGTGGATGGTCTCGATGGCCTTGACCTGCGCGGCCGTCAGGCGCGCGGCGCGGGCCAGGGCCTCGCGCGTGTCCAGGGCCTCATCGGGCACCCTGGGCACGCTGGCGAGAGCCTTGGCGACGACCGAGTCGGTGTCGCCCTCCCAGGGGGCCTGGGCCTCGGGCGATTGCGCGGCCTCGGCCTTGGCGGCGACGACTGCGGCGGCGGCCGCCGCGCGCCGCTCGGCAATGATCTCGCGCTTGCGCAGCGCCAGCACGCCGCGCTGGAACTCCGACACGCTGCGCCGGCCCAGGTGCTGGTCGATCATCCACAGGTGCACGTCCTCCATGCTCTGAAAGCGCTGGTTCTGCACGGTCTGGAACGGCAGGCCGTGCTTCTGGCAGATGCCGAAGCGGTTGTGGCCGTCGACGAGGACGTTGCCCCACAGCACCAGCGCGTCGCGGCAGCCCTCGGCGAGGATGCTGCGCTCGAGC
Protein-coding regions in this window:
- a CDS encoding plasmid replication/partition related protein; its protein translation is MNPEDIVVLPELKAYIDPLTPDEHDALERSILAEGCRDALVLWGNVLVDGHNRFGICQKHGLPFQTVQNQRFQSMEDVHLWMIDQHLGRRSVSEFQRGVLALRKREIIAERRAAAAAAVVAAKAEAAQSPEAQAPWEGDTDSVVAKALASVPRVPDEALDTREALARAARLTAAQVKAIETIHQNAAPEVVAAVKAGELSLNAAAVVATLPVEEQQAAAAGGAQDLKQAAKRVREAKKKPKAVATEGAESGSDAAQQAQSVPDAAALQQRVTELEAENERLRQQVKALQDLLAEAA
- a CDS encoding nucleotidyltransferase family protein; this translates as MELPPSVAAVLMAAGAGRRMGHCPKSLLLRDGEPLLLRQIRLLAQAGVAHVAVVLGHHARALEAMLAQAQLPPALSLRAVVNATPDEGPGSSLRCGLAALPAEADELLVLLADQPLLELEDIQAMRAAWRARGAGVELVLPQHAGQPGHPIVFGPVLRRAVMQATGGQGVREWRRAHPEQVQAVPLRHERCTTDVDTPEDLQSLGERFGVWLQRPSESAR
- a CDS encoding carbon monoxide dehydrogenase subunit G; its protein translation is MEMQGARQLAITQQQAWEALNDPEVLKLCIPGCDSIESTGDNAYDLVNAIKVGPVAAKFKGSIQLADVNAPHSYTLNFEGNGGVAGFGKGSAQVSLAPRDEGCELAYTVSASVGGKIAQVGQRLIDGVAKSMAESFFKRFDEEMQRRHGPAEEEPEARPGALKKMWSRLKGGAKDADAATDGDGET
- a CDS encoding XdhC family protein; amino-acid sequence: MENLDVTVLRALRDWRLAGRQALLVTVVRTWGSSPRPVGSIMALCEDGAVVGSVSGGCIEDDLIARYAHAQGADALPRSGAPQFAKYGVTAEEAFRFGLPCGGTLELLLEFSPDAASLAALVQALDAGRLMRRSVRLGDGVVSLQPAETPADLQLDAAQLTNTFGPEYRMLIIGAGQMSEYLATMAQFCGFAVTVCDPREEYRGAWSVPGVQLLTTMPDDTVAAFAPDARSCVVALTHDPKLDDLALLQALETPAFYIGAIGSRRNNQARRQRMIEHLGQTEAGLARLRGPIGIYIASKTPPEIAVSVMAEVLAVKNGAPLPRDMDVAHVKDAQGLAAAGSACKVG